A region from the Neurospora crassa OR74A linkage group V, whole genome shotgun sequence genome encodes:
- a CDS encoding small nuclear ribonucleoprotein Sm D3, whose protein sequence is MTSTIGIPIKLLNEAQGHIVTLEITSGQTYRGKLIEAEDNMNVQLKDITVTARDGRVSHLEQVYIRGSHVRFFIVPDMLRNAPMFRSRNVRGRGVGLARGRATVSRARAGGRGGAR, encoded by the exons ATGACTTCCACAATTGGTATCCCCATCAAGCTCCTCAATGAGGCTCAG GGCCATATCGTCACTCTCGAGATCACCTCCGGCCAGACCTACCGTGGCAAGCTTATCGAAG CCGAGGACAACATGAACGTCCAACTCAAGGACATCACCGTCACAGCCCGCGACGGGCGCGTCAGCCATCTCGAACAAGTCTACATCCGCGGCAGTCATGTGCGATTCTTTATTGTGCCGGATATGTTGAG AAACGCCCCCATGTTCCGCTCCCGCAACGTCCGCGGCCGCGGTGTCGGTCTCGCCCGCGGTCGTGCGACAGTCAGTAGGGCGCGCGCCGGTGGTCGTGGCGGCGCCAGATAG